The genomic stretch attgttcctgcatcggatcagaatacacgtggacctcgatagtagtggattcaacttgcaggacacaatcgtagaagaaaacaacacaacaagtaagatttagttccgttgtgtattacgtgctcaacttgcaatatgattatgaatctagatctgttattcttgtctgcaatttccgctgcgctcattagatgaatacaagaattcctaacagtggtatcagagctcagggcttgattcataattaattttgtttcctaattaatttgtggatgattttggaaatcaaaattatgaaataagaTTTCAAAATTCTTGCAATCGAATccgatttgatttgattaattcaaaattggaaatttcacgaaattcaaACGAAATCTAAAATCACTATGATCTTCGAACAACAAACCCCAATCTCTCTGCAACTCCTCGATTTGATCGGCGGCTGCTTCTCGGAGGCGGGGGGAGCGAGGGCGACGGTGGGGCGGAAGATCTGGTCTGAGAGTAGAGGCGTCGTATCGACGGGGACTGGGGACGGGGCAGCCGATGGCGGCTATGCTCTCCTGTAGCCGCGCCGCAACGTAATTGGAGACGCATCGCGTGCAGTAGGAGTGGTTGCAGCCGTGGATCTGGAACGAGTCACTGATTGGCTTCTCGCAAGCGCATGAGAGGATTCCAATCAATAATCTCCGAAAacgtaaaaaaaaattacattattaaaaaaaaaacccgacctccgcctcactcctcgcctcTGTCGCccccgtcgccgccgcctccgtcgacGCCGGTACCCCCGGtcttcaaatcgtcacgcatgctcacgagcaatgcgtgaagaaagctcttctcctcggggtcctctGCCGCCTTCCAATCGGCTAagatcttgaccatctgagcacgCGTTTGTTGAcacgcgaagaatttgagatcctctgtcgactggccaaggggggatgccgattggacctcctgggaccccccggcgcccccctcgcctcccgttgcgcccgcctttgaccaactgggcgagttcggcgagcgaacgatggaggggacgggagctcctaagcaccctcggggaggtcgtgggaaccaccgccgctgccgctgtaatcaccggtatagttcagtcgttgcttcttcggccagccagcgtcgacacctgcccggaacttctcggagtcgtccagcacctcatagcagttccagtaggtgaacttcttatacaacccgggctgggggaaggctttctccgctatcctcctgcagtcatcctccgtttggccactgctctgcatgcggagggcgttggcgtacaagcccgaaaatcagGAGACCCCAGCCCcgattcggtcccacgccttccggtACTCCTCCCCGTTGCACGGCCTCCcgtccgggcaaaatgccttgtaggctactgctattttggcccacatattgacgatcctctgattgttcgaagtgaggggatcatcgcaaacactcacccacgccttggatagcgcaacgttctccgcatccgtccaccaCCTCCGTACCGAGCAGTCGTCCTCAACTGGTTGCaacgactcgccgaccctcttgcccttcccctttggggggccccgaccccgccctactccatccgtttgaacgggagtttcctccgcaccgagaagatcaaaccccaactcctctaaggagaaagtttcatattgcgtgaactgcgcctccgctggggtcgatgtgtgcgaagaagcagtcgaaaaatcaaaattggggcgatagacgtccccccccggcatcatctgcatcccgggtgccgaCCTCGGCATCGCCGGTAACCCCCCGGCATACtccccccggctgccatcccgggcatcatctgctgccacgggtacatgttgtagtacccgggaatcggaccccatccacctcccatgggtaccgggggagtttgagacccgctcgtcattggagtaccttcgttgttgttctccatttcacgttgttgatcttgtacagaaattaagatagatagagtactcgttaaaacaagtggtgcgaatgaaaatgacgtgcaaagtgcgtatatatagtgtttcaaaaattttaaaaaaaaatttcactcaccggtccggagcctgcaatggcggcgagcggaccggcgagcgcatcgcccagcgctcGCGAATCGGCGTGTGCTCGCCgtttttttcgccgaaatggtgctcgccggttacaatggttcggcgagcgaacccGCGAGCGCAGGAGATCGGCTAgtcggtccgctcgccgccattgtggatgctctaaagagaTAGAGAGAGGTAGGGTTGTGGCCTGCCTAGggatttattctttcttttgtcTGTAGTGTTGATTAGCCCTTGGTATAGATTTGGCTTGATAACCAAATGTTGATTgtcaaacaaacaaaataagaCTTCGTTATTAAAAAACACTTGAGATGAACGGCGTCTCCCTTTATTAAATCTGAAAGGGACGAGGGACTTATTCATGCCAATCAATTGATAAAATAGTCCACAGAAAACAAATCTATATGTTCGTTTGATTCAggtttaatataattaatacaaaCTTCTTACAACAACATGTGCATCCATGAATgaatgaaattaaaaaagaaaaaaaaatgttcaaCTAGGGATTTGGCCTAACATGGATTCCTTCAACAATGAGCCCTCCCTTAAGCTGATGACCCTTAATCTCCTTGACAGCCATGGTTATGTCGCCGGTGTCACCAGCACCTATAAAGAAGTCTCCGATGTGGATTTCGAGCCAGCCATCTTGCCTCTTAGAAGGGGCGGCTGTGGCGGTGTTGGGCCCTATCCTCTCCTTCATCATGTGCAACCTGTTCCCGTAGAAGAGGGCGTGCAAGGGGCGGTTAGTGGTGTCGTCTAAAGTGGCGGTGCTGGTGGCCAGCAGGCGGTCCCCGGAAGCTATGAAGGTTTCACATGGTATGGAGTTGAGGCCGTATGCATCCTTGCTGATTTTGAATAATAGGTATGCGCCATAGTTGGTTTCGGGAGACAGTGCTTGGCTTCTTATCTTGCCCTCTATTTCGAGCCTCTCTGCCGCTTTCACCTCACCCACCTTATCAAATct from Salvia splendens isolate huo1 chromosome 4, SspV2, whole genome shotgun sequence encodes the following:
- the LOC121800048 gene encoding F-box protein VBF-like → MACLWRQLPEDCVSRILSRTSPADVCRTLTVSKDFRRPAESNLVWNQFLPSDIHTILPSPINSSSTKNLFFLLSQSILLDDAKKAFALEISTGRKSYIISATDLSIFHNNSSNWTWKSIPESRFDKVGEVKAAERLEIEGKIRSQALSPETNYGAYLLFKISKDAYGLNSIPCETFIASGDRLLATSTATLDDTTNRPLHALFYGNRLHMMKERIGPNTATAAPSKRQDGWLEIHIGDFFIGAGDTGDITMAVKEIKGHQLKGGLIVEGIHVRPNP